Proteins encoded together in one Microplitis mediator isolate UGA2020A chromosome 7, iyMicMedi2.1, whole genome shotgun sequence window:
- the LOC130671393 gene encoding probable GDP-L-fucose synthase translates to MNKKIILVTGGTGLVGKAIEKTIELDKKDDEEWVFVGSKDANLCDKESTEQLFEKYKPTHVIHLAAMVGGLFHNMSHNLDFLRKNLHMNDNVLQTAHENNVIKVVSCLSTCIFPDKTTYPIDETMIHNGPPHPSNYGYSYAKRLLDVANHGYFEQHNRLYTSIIPCNVFGPHDNFNPHSSHVIPGLIRKLYDLIKNDNTEDKIFTVLGSGKPLRQFIYSLDLAKLIIWVLREYDSVEPIILSVDEADEVSIIEVSETIAKAFDFKGKIVCDTTAADGQYKKTASNAKLRSYLSDIQFTPFEKAIKETVDWYRNNYNLARN, encoded by the exons atgaataaaaaaataatactagtCACCGGAGGTACTGGTCTTGTTGGTAAAGCTATTGAAAAAACTATTGAATTGGACAAAAAAGATGATGAGGAATGGGTATTTGTTGGATCAAAGGATGCAAATTTATG tgacAAAGAAAGCACAGAACAactgtttgaaaaatataaaccaaCTCATGTAATACATTTGGCTGCTATGGTTGGTGGTTTATTTCACAACATGTCACACAACTTAGATTTTTTA CGTAAAAATCTCCACATGAATGATAACGTTTTACAAACTGCGCATGAGAACAATGTTATTAAAGTTGTTTCTTGTCTTTCAACTTGTATATTTCCCGACAAAACAACATATCCAATCGATGAAACtatg ATTCATAATGGTCCGCCTCATCCATCTAATTATGGATATAGTTACGCAAAACGACTATTAGATGTTGCCAATCATGGATACTTTGAGCAACATAACAGACTTTATACTAGTATTATTCCGTGTAATGTGTTTGGACCTCACGATAATTTTAATCCACATTCCAGTCATGTAATTCCTGGATTAATAAGAAAACTATATGACCTGATAAAAAATG ATAATACtgaagataaaatatttacagtgTTGGGATCAGGGAAACCTttaagacaatttatttacagCTTAGATTTAGCCAAACTTATAATATGGGTTCTTCGTGAATATGATTCGGTTGAACCAATCATTTTATCTG TGGATGAAGCAGATGAAGTGTCAATCATCGAAGTATCTGAAACTATTGCCAAAGCTTTTgattttaaaggaaaaattgTATGTGATACTACAGCAGCAGATGGTCAATACAAAAAGACTGCTAGTAATGCAAAACTAAGGAGTTATTTATCTGACATACAATTTACTCCATTTGAAAAAGCGATCAAAGAAACTGTTGATTGGTatcgtaataattataatttagcaAGAAATTAA